The DNA window AGGACTAttcacatccccccccccacccccatccccacacTTATTGATGCTCGACgcgggttttttttgttctcacAGAATAAGAGGCAAGCAGCGGATGGAGTTAGCGCTGGTGGCTAACTCAAAGATCAAAGCCTTTTTCTATGTAGAAAACAGGATATTGTCCACAAAGCTGTCTAAATGTGTCTATCAGCAAGATTATCCATCCACCTCACAGATGCGGCTGCTAGACAGCATGATTAGTGCACAGGTGAGCTCCGGGCCTCTAAAATGGGAAGTTTTATGACGTGGCAGCAGCCACAGATGCCGGACGGTTTGACTGAGCGTGCATTTGGAATGCTGAGGGACTCCACGAGAGCTGTTGCACGTGAGCTGAATGTGCGTTTTTCTGCCATAAGTCGTCTCTGAAGGCATTTCAGAGAACTTGGAAGGAAGAGTTTCAAACCGTCAGGAACCATCTCAGGGATGCTCAACGTCCCCATCAGGGTCTCGACCGGACGCCAGTCAACGTAGTGGGTCGGTGGCCCCTGGTGGCGGCGGGGTCATGGTATGTTATGGACAATCAGGGCTTAATTTGAGCCAGTTCCAGTACCTCTGACGTCGGATCCGGAACGTTTTCATTGGATCTGTGTCACTGAGAAAATGAATTGCCTAAATGGACAATAAAATTACCGTTTGCGTTGTTTTCAATGCTGTTATCTGTCTTGTTAGTCTATATTCCCCATTGAAGTTCcacaaaaatcttgtttttttgcatttgtcaATGCATTTTAGGTGACTTTTCACCTGTTGGACAATAGAGGGAACTTTATGGAGCTAAAGTAATAAAGGAATACTTTCTCTTTGGGCACACCCAAAGCTACAGcatgaaattaaaataatatttaaattcTGCTTCAGTCGGTGAGTATTTAGTTCACTCAGTGATTACAGTTGACCATGTTTCTGCTGAACAATGTCACACTGTTCATTTTTGGTTGTGTCAACCTATTGATCATCTGTTTGCAGACGACGTGGGGAATGTAGCACCTGATGGCAATCCCATTCGCCTGggaagtgtttaaaaaaaaaaaaaggccaattGTCGTCTTGTCTTATTTACCACTTTTTCCCTATTGGGGCCATGGGGAGGGTTCACATATAGGGTACGCCCGAGGATTGGTCGCCAACTCATCCCAGGGCTGTGTGAGCATTTAATGGTTTCCCGACCTTGTTCAAGGATAttttggcagtgctctgaaggtgttttgGATCCACTGCCTACTACCAggacaccttccatgtttttgtctgcacAAGGGCTTGAAATAGGAACTCTCTGCTTCTCGGGCAGTGGTAGAACAGCCTGTTGGGAGCTAGTCTGAGAAGCTGAGgccaattattattttttaaaagaaatcaatcTAGTAGATAGAGAGTTTACATTCCTTCTTAAAAAATTAAAGGCTTGCAGTTCAGCCTGGCGTCTTGAGTAGTCTTCAAGGGGTAGTTACTCGAATAGACagtaggtggcggtaatgcGCTGAGGCGCTGGTTGCCACCGGCCATTAAAGAAGGCGAAGAAGAAAAGGGTGGCGTCATTAGGCTGTTGTTTTGGTTGGACTGCTGCTGTCGACGGCCTCTGGGTCCAGTGAGCTTCATATCCGCCTGGTAAACGCGCATTTTAGCGGTCTGTAGTCCATCAGACAAATAtacgttttatttaaaaagggtTCCAACTGCAGCAGAACGACGCCATGGATCCTGCCAGTCAAGGTAAATGTTATTTCAAGTTAGCTGCGGCATAGCTTCTCGCTAGCAAGTGGGAGGGCGGaagtatttgtatttgttttaacGTTTCGGGTGAGTTAAAGTGTCTTAATTTTGCGTTCGGGTTGAAGATTGAGGTTTTCCGGTCGAATAAAAGTGAATACTTGAGGGGTTGTGAGGACAAGTTGCCCCAAAGCTATAATCTAAGAATGTTGACGGGACCGGGATGAGGAAGACGGTACTGCCATCACTCAAAACATCACAATGATCTTCCTTGTCTCATCAAAGCTCGTCTTTTTAATCCTTTCTGGGCGTATTCATTGTGGATGTTGTCTCTTTTGCTCAGAAGATTCGGACCCCTGTTTGGATTCTTTATTAGATGCGGGTAGAGGTGAATCATCAATGGAAAGGGTAGTGGAACACATCAGGTAATGTCAGTGTAGTTTAGTTTTTCCTCTTATCAGGATTAATCACTTGGGACTCCAGAATCGGCCCTTCAGAGCAGCTGAGTCAGCAGTCTTGGATCAGCTTATCAgaaagctgcagatgttgctgaaCATTAATGTTTGCTTCCAATATGATCCCCATAGAAGCCATTTAACTGGTTGTCTGGGCGCAACTGGGCACCAACGTGCACGTAAAGATCAACAGGAACAGCAGCAAAGATGGTGTATAAAGTATTGTTATTAAGTGTCTGTCCATAGAGGAGTGTGGGTGAGTTATGGTTAAAGTGTGTGCCCCACCAACGCACTGATCCTCCAGCAACTGATGTCACCCGTTCAGCTCGATATAGGGTTCACCAAAAGTTGGCTCGATTCAGATTGTTGAGTCTTTTTCTTCGCTCACAGGCCTTTTGTAAAAGCAGGAAATTGACCAGGACAGAGTCCAGGTTGTCTGTGTCCAGTCTCTTCGACAACCCACCAGTAATAATCAGGATAACAGCAGCGGCCATCTCAAaccctgacctccagctgcaccTAGACACCCTCAACCCTCTAGtgcataggtgtcaaactctgggccgtgggccaaatttggcccgcaatgtaattatatttggcccgcaaAGTctaattgactattagagctggcccacTGGTATTATCCTTTAAagtgcatgtgctaatactacaagtaccagaatgctctgctggtgttttggtgtgaaaatccacactccacatcagctggtggtggtaatgcaccaatacagtatgtggcttgccaaccaccaagaaagaggaagtagtcatagcgaccttatatgctaatgctaattctggcactacccctctgaaaaatgattaaaggaaaggcagaatataggacctttctgaacaggtaggaggcagaatatctgtttagatgtgtaaaagacggacctgtcttCCTTGTGGAGCCAATgagcattacaaggagaacaacaacaggtgacactataaaacacaacaccaagacaagcacctggaaatgactcaaaggtgccagaaagtagaagagaagaaaaggcattacatttacattacattaacttacaatggaaaaagattactgttgaaatttcCAGTTCAGACTGGATTGGACTTGGAAAAATGTATTTCCTAACTCATAAGCTCGTCTCCTTCCTCCAGATATTAACTTGAACTCTCCTAACAAAGGCTTCATGGTGGATCATTCTGAGAGCCTTTCTGATGTTCCTGTTGGTGGGGCTGTGGGGAACGCTGCCGCCCCCCTCGCACCTGCCCTGATGGAGGAAGAAGCCGAGGAGCTGCGCTGCGAACTGTCAAAGGTTTGAGGGCCGGTCTGAATGTTGAATGTTACCGTGCACGGTTGGATGGAGGGACTCCACTCTTGCCCAGCTGGGCTAAACGGGGGGTCAGAACCAAGAAGCGGTGATGCTGGGTCATGTGTGGGGTAGTTCTTAGCCCTACCCCCAGCAGGTTGCAGCACACctacagtcacatgaccaagtCTTGTGTTGACTAAATGACGTGGGTCTGAGTGAACACCGGGTTCTTTTGGGTGGAAAATGACCCCACATGACCAAGGAGCACGTGACCAGCACGTGAACTGGTCGCACTTTGAGCCATGACTGGGGCTCTACTGGGCCCCAAAATTCAAGATATTAATATCACAGAATATAGATATGACATccaagggagggagagagatagacacacacacacacctcacacacagtaGAATAGCGGGCTTACACGAATCCCAGCTTAACGCGGGCCTTTGTGCCACCATCAAAGGGTTTCTGCTGCATTAATTTCAGTGGGGCAGCATGTGAGACCCTGGGTCTCTGGGTCCAGGGTCACCTGGGAACACGTGCCAAAGCTCCTCTGTGGACCCAGCAGCGGTGAGCACGCTCGTCATGCTTGTGTCGCTGtttcaggtggaggaggagatcaaCACCTTACGCCAGGTCTTGTCTGCAAAAGAGAGACACGCCTCAGAGCTCAAGAGGAAACTGGGCTTGAGCCCGCTCAACGAACTAAAGCAGAACCTCAGCAAGGGCTGGCAGGAGGTGCAGACCTCCAACGTGTAAGTGCTGCACAACGTTGCCCGTTCACCAAactcacacacagctgggcagcAGTGGGCGTTCTCTCGCCAGGGAAATGACGTTGGCCAAGACGTCCATGAAGGTTCTGGTTCCGTCCCTTTCTCGAACCTTACCCGAGTTTTTGCTGTTCTTACCTGCTGACTGGTTTGCGTGCAGCTTCAGCGTCCGTGCTCTGAGCCACCCCGAGAGGGTGGTGCTGCAGGGTTGTGAGAGGGGGCGTGCGCCCCCCTCGTCCCAGTTGGTGGTCCCGCGATACAGAATAACCACTCAGTCAGGTCAGTTCCTCCACAAGACACGCAGGACGTGAGGAGGAGGTGTAGACCCAAAAGAAGGAGCCGAACAAGGAATCAGCAAATCGCTGAAGAAAAACCCACCACATTGAAACTGGGAAGCGGCACCGGGGCCACGGCCCATCCTCCAGCGGTGGCGTGGAGTGAGGATGGACAGGGAGCTTTGCTTTGAGAGGGTTCCCGGGACAACCTTGAGAAGGTTCTGTTGTTTTAGGTGACCACACGCTCATCTTTGATCTAGTTTAGCTGGAACGCTGGTTCTCTCCGTTCTGTTTGGGCAggtggggttgtttttttagatGTTTGTTCTGTCTAAGTTGCATTAGCTGAATTATTATTCGTAATCGCAGCTGGGACAGacaagtgccccccccccccccctttagcGTGAGAAGGAGCCTCTTCTTCATGGCTGTTGCTAAAGTTTCCTTTAGTTTTGTGTTTGGTGTCATTGGATGCCGAAATGATGGTGACGGACTACTGAAAATAACAAAGCTGTTCAGTTAAACGGGCTCCAGGTAAACACGCTGCTGTTATTAAAGTGGCTCTTTTCCAGGGGGCCTGAATCAGATGTGAAATGATGTGTTGAAACTTGCGCGGCGGCTCCGCCTCTTTTTTCGCGTCACCCTCGGCAACAGCCCGACAGACGTGAACAGtgatttttcctgctgttgtcaTCTTCAGATATTTGTCTGCATCAGCCACTTTGGATGAAATTGCCCACTCAGACGTGTgagttcatctttattttctctccttttttctaaaatgtgttttcattcatgGCACTTTGACTTTTACCTTTGGGcagttttccttttcctgtgcCCATGGtggctgttggtgtgtgtgtgcccgtgtgtgtgcccgtgtgtgtgcctgtgtgtgtgtgcctgtgtgtgtgcctgaagAATTGGCTGCTTATTGAAGTCATAGTCAGCTCATTGATTGCGCAggctgcccagcagggggcgctctacGTGCCGGCTGCCTCTGTTGGCTTTTATTTCCACGGTTGTGTCTTTGGACACAGGAAAGTGTCTCACCATCATGGTTATTATGGGGTGGCGTCACCATCTACTGGCTGAtgttcctccccccttctcttgTCTTATTATTCACATACCAGTCATTAAaatattaaccttttttttctctctgctgttgctctgttgcAGATATAAGAAGACTCAGGAGACCTTTTCCCAGGCGGGACAGAAGACCAGCGCTGCCCTCTCTACCGTGAGCGACGTGGTGACGAGGAAGCTGGGGGACATGAGGTGAGCGACGGCAGAGCCGCGGCGGCCCCAAACACTCTTTAGGCCCATCACCAATGAGCAAGTTTAAAGAAACTGATCAGGGACACatttaatatataatatttgacGCTTTTTCTGCTGGCTGGCTGTTGTTGCTGACTGTCTTCTCTCCATTTAATGCTGCCTGGCTTTGCTGTGCAGAGCACTTCCTTTCTCTAATTCCTTTAGGTAAGACCCCCGCGGCCCTTCTCCACTCACCACTTTTTCAATGTCGAGCCGACTCGCGTGACACCTCCGCTCAGTGGCCTCGGCTTCAGAAAGACACGATACACATAAATTACATATTAGTGGTGGAGCTAAAATACTACACGTTGATGATGCATGTGTGGCGCTTCAGTCTGCTCGCGTTAGCTTTGACCCAAATGCAGCGGCATGCTAGCGACGCCCTGAGTTAGCGTTTACAACACGGGCAACCATTTCCCTTCACCAGTGCTGGGCCAAACCGGGCCAAACCAGGCTGCTAGTGGAATAGAGAGTCATGTTTCCCGCATGGATCCCACGATGCTGTCCATTTCACTATTGCCTGacaataattattataattgaATCAAATAATTAACACATTGGCCATTCTGGCGTGTCCACGTTGGCAGGAGTAGCGggtctgacctcctgctgagaggggcGTGGCTGTTGCCTGTtgcctgcccccctccccatacTGTTGTCTAATATTTCCAGTCAGTGGTGGGAGAGGGTCACAAATGTTCTATGGGTCGTTCATCGGTCAGGCCTGAGGACACCGGTGGCGCAACTAGGTGGcgagctggagctgctcaggaggc is part of the Takifugu flavidus isolate HTHZ2018 chromosome 8, ASM371156v2, whole genome shotgun sequence genome and encodes:
- the tpd52l2b gene encoding tpd52 like 2b isoform X1, encoding MDPASQDINLNSPNKGFMVDHSESLSDVPVGGAVGNAAAPLAPALMEEEAEELRCELSKVEEEINTLRQVLSAKERHASELKRKLGLSPLNELKQNLSKGWQEVQTSNVYLSASATLDEIAHSDVYKKTQETFSQAGQKTSAALSTVSDVVTRKLGDMRALPFSNSFSSSYSIRHSISMPAMRSSAAFKTFEDKMENLKHKVVGPRENGDATNSPTEPTPTQENPPF
- the tpd52l2b gene encoding tpd52 like 2b isoform X4; this encodes MDPASQDINLNSPNKGFMVDHSESLSDVPVGGAVGNAAAPLAPALMEEEAEELRCELSKVEEEINTLRQVLSAKERHASELKRKLGLSPLNELKQNLSKGWQEVQTSNVYKKTQETFSQAGQKTSAALSTVSDVVTRKLGDMRALPFSNSFSSSYSIRHSISMPAMRSSAAFKTFEDKMENLKHKVVGPRENGDATNSPTEPTPTQENPPF
- the tpd52l2b gene encoding tpd52 like 2b isoform X5 → MDPASQDINLNSPNKGFMVDHSESLSDVPVGGAVGNAAAPLAPALMEEEAEELRCELSKVEEEINTLRQVLSAKERHASELKRKLGLSPLNELKQNLSKGWQEVQTSNVYKKTQETFSQAGQKTSAALSTVSDVVTRKLGDMRALPFSNSFSSYSIRHSISMPAMRSSAAFKTFEDKMENLKHKVVGPRENGDATNSPTEPTPTQENPPF
- the tpd52l2b gene encoding tpd52 like 2b isoform X3, with translation MDPASQGFMVDHSESLSDVPVGGAVGNAAAPLAPALMEEEAEELRCELSKVEEEINTLRQVLSAKERHASELKRKLGLSPLNELKQNLSKGWQEVQTSNVYLSASATLDEIAHSDVYKKTQETFSQAGQKTSAALSTVSDVVTRKLGDMRALPFSNSFSSSYSIRHSISMPAMRSSAAFKTFEDKMENLKHKVVGPRENGDATNSPTEPTPTQENPPF
- the tpd52l2b gene encoding tpd52 like 2b isoform X2; translation: MDPASQDINLNSPNKGFMVDHSESLSDVPVGGAVGNAAAPLAPALMEEEAEELRCELSKVEEEINTLRQVLSAKERHASELKRKLGLSPLNELKQNLSKGWQEVQTSNVYLSASATLDEIAHSDVYKKTQETFSQAGQKTSAALSTVSDVVTRKLGDMRALPFSNSFSSYSIRHSISMPAMRSSAAFKTFEDKMENLKHKVVGPRENGDATNSPTEPTPTQENPPF
- the tpd52l2b gene encoding tpd52 like 2b isoform X6 translates to MDPASQDINLNSPNKGFMVDHSESLSDVPVGGAVGNAAAPLAPALMEEEAEELRCELSKVEEEINTLRQVLSAKERHASELKRKLGLSPLNELKQNLSKGWQEVQTSNVYLSASATLDEIAHSDVYKKTQETFSQAGQKTSAALSTVSDVVTRKLGDMRSSAAFKTFEDKMENLKHKVVGPRENGDATNSPTEPTPTQENPPF
- the tpd52l2b gene encoding tpd52 like 2b isoform X7, with amino-acid sequence MDPASQDINLNSPNKGFMVDHSESLSDVPVGGAVGNAAAPLAPALMEEEAEELRCELSKVEEEINTLRQVLSAKERHASELKRKLGLSPLNELKQNLSKGWQEVQTSNVYKKTQETFSQAGQKTSAALSTVSDVVTRKLGDMRSSAAFKTFEDKMENLKHKVVGPRENGDATNSPTEPTPTQENPPF